One Buteo buteo chromosome 5, bButBut1.hap1.1, whole genome shotgun sequence DNA window includes the following coding sequences:
- the LCT gene encoding lactase/phlorizin hydrolase: MELFCKTVIFFLLVSPSLGINGEFAQNFIAIAGPLPSELVNRLHLQNRVLPKEDQGPAVAEAHDYLCQQDLVAPELSQYFSHLREIGVTHYKVFLPWASILPKADARKPDEAQVECYQELLETLVAADLRPVVVLHHQRVPGAVATQAMGRKANAFADLFVEYAEFSFRVFGDLVDVWLTFSDLPEVLRSLPYDDPQYRAQALAAAHERAYNVYHEKHSPAGGKLSIALGMDYALDSASSELLSVSLQDSVDFLSLSLQYCCGSETDFYKKLNEFQNVWKDIQILVFSLKFLDCGSMEKNPFIPVAAIVGAINKEETRAIGYDVNEFLDFSASHVLSKTNTLQENPDAVLAPRSSYQTVWEMFAKQSELERDSFLQDVFPGGFLWGTSTGAFNIEGAWAEDGKGESIWDQFGHAGHVYMNQTADVACDSYYKTSYDVYLLRGLHPQLYKFSVSWPRIFPDGTNETINTKGVDYYNQLINRLLESNIEPMVTLFHWDLPQALQVLGGWQNDSIIAAFVNYADFCFATFGDRVKIWITFHEPWVISYAGYGTGEHPPGITDPGVASYKVAHTILKAHAKVWHLYNDKYRSQQLGKVGLVLNSDWAEPKTPTNSEDVRASERYLQFMLGWFAHPIFVNGDYPDILKAQIQEVNQQCSTTVAQLPLFTEEEKSWVKGTADFFGLSHYTSRLVSAVTNGTCTPSYESIGNFSLHVDPSWPQTASSWIHVVPWGLRRLLKFVSQEYTGTKIPIYIAGNGMPTGDAGDLINDTLRVDYFRRYINEALKAVKLDRVDVQSYIAQSLVDGFEGPVGYSLKFGLHHVNFEDSNRPRTPKASAYFYSSVIEKNGFPSKVLDRSSTPVVFDLPVPSKLPNLPASEVPSKAKVVWQKFSSQTDFERDMYFYGTFPEDFTWGVSSSAYQVEGGWNADGKGPSIWDNFTHVPGNIKNNDTGDIACDSYNKVEEDIYLLRALGVKNYAFSLSWSRIFPSGRNNSINSHGVDYYNRLIDGLVANNITPIVTLYHWDLPQALQDIGGWESSALIDLFDSFADFCFQTFGDRVKFWITFNEPQVIAWFGYGAGTFPPNVNDPGSAPYRVAHILLKAHARVYHTYDDKYRASQGGVIALCPNIDWVEPKTPSDPRDIEAADRYLQFLVGWFTHPIFKNGDYPDVMKWKVGNRSELQNLPSSRLPVFTAEEREYIRGTADVFCFNTYTSKIVTHATTRLRPFSYVYDQEVLTKVDSSWPSSAITDHRAVAWGLRRLLNWIKEEYGNPPIYIIENGVGIKTKSDIDDNTRIFYYKTYVDEALKAYKLDGVNLRGYNAWSFMDTFEWLNGYDPRFGLHQVDFDNPNRPRTPKRSAVYYAEIIRNNGIPLPKENEFLHGEFPKNFYWSVATAAYQIEGGWRADGKGLSIWDQFSHTPLKISNDDTGDVACDSYHKIEEDVEMLKSLKVSHYRFSISWSRILPDGTTSYINEMGLNYYERLIDALLAANIMPQVTLYHWDLPQALQNVGGWENDTIIQRFKEYAEVLFQRLGDKVKFWITLNEPYNTAYCGYGVGTAAPGISVRPGRAPYIVGHNLIRAHAEVWHLYNETYRAKQGGLISIAINSDWAEPRNPHNQEDIDAARQYLQFLLGWFAHPIFKNGDYNEVMKTRIRERSLAQGLNQSRLPEFTESEKQRIKGTYDYFGLNHYTTVLTYNINYPAGVQSYDSDRGVASVTDRSWLNSGSLWLKVTPFGFRKLLRWIKEEYNNPPIYVTENGISERGALDLNDTWRMHYYRSYVNEALKAVVLDGVDLRGYTAWTLMDNFEWAVGFDERFGLYQVNFTDPNLPRRPKASARYYSQIINCNGFPDPAMGPHPCLELEPEVTPTDTTPGLADSVRFLGLDLTAQNAEIALYVLFALSGVGALGLALFAYKYGKLSKRSHKQSHMELSKF, translated from the exons ATGGAGCTGTTCTGCAAGACAGTCATCTTCTTTCTGTTAGTCTCTCCCAGCCTTGGGATAAATGGGGAATTCGCTCAGAATTTTATCGCCATTGCTGGACCTCTACCCAGCGAGTTAGTAAATAGATTGCATCTGCAGAACCGAGTCCTACCCAAGGAAGATCAGGGCCCTGCCGTGGCTGAAGCCCATGATTACCTGTGCCAACAAGATCTCGTGGCTCCTGAGCTGTCCCAGTACTTCTCCCACCTTCGTGAGATTGGGGTGACGCATTACAAAGTCTTCCTGCCGTGGGCATCCATTCTGCCGAAGGCGGATGCCAGGAAGCCGGATGAAGCCCAAGTGGAGTGCTACCAGGAGCTGCTCGAGACCCTGGTTGCTGCAGACCTCAGGCCAGTGGTAGTTCTGCATCACCAGCGTGTCCCTGGCGCTGTGGCCACGCAGGCTATGGGTAGGAAAGCCAACGCTTTCGCTGACCTTTTTGTGGAATACGCAGAGTTCAGCTTCCGCGTTTTTGGGGACCTGGTTGATGTGTGGCTCACCTTCAGCGACCTGCCGGAGGTCCTGAGAAGCCTGCCTTACGATGACCCCCAGTACCGAGCCCAGGCCTTAGCTGCCGCTCATGAAAGAGCTTACAATGTCTACCATGAGAAACACTCACCAGCAG gtggAAAACTGTCCATTGCTTTAGGAATGGATTATGCCTTGGATAGCGCTTCTTCAGAAttgctttcagtttctcttcag GATTCGGTAGACTTTCTGTCTCTCAGCCTTCAGTACTGTTGCGGAagtgaaacagatttttacaaGAAATTGAATGAATTCCAG aATGTCTGGAAGGACATACAGATCTTGGTTTTTAGTCTAAAGTTCCTTGATTGTGGTTCCATGGAAAAGAATCCTTTCATACCAGTAGCTGCCATTGTTGGAG CTATTAATAAAGAAGAGACACGTGCGATTGGGTATGATGTTAATGAGTTCCTGGACTTCTCAGCATCTCATGTTTTAAG CAAAACAAATACTCTACAGGAGAACCCAGATGCTGTTCTGGCCCCTCGCTCGTCCTATCAAACAGTTTGGGAAATGTTTGCTAAACAGTCTGAATTGGAGAGGGATTCTTTTCTGCAAGATGTTTTCCCAGGTGGTTTTCTCTGGGGCACATCCACAGGTGCCTTTAACATTGAAGGAGCTTGGGCAGAggatgggaaaggagagagcatCTGGGATCAATTTGGACATGCAGGTCATGTCTACATGAACCAAACAGCAGACGTGGCATGTGACAGCTACTATAAAACCAGCTATGACGTTTACCTACTTAGGGGTCTTCATCCCCAACTGTACAAATTTTCTGTATCCTGGCCTAGAATTTTCCCTGATGGCACCAATGAGACCATCAACACCAAGGGTGTGGATTATTACAACCAATTAATTAACCGATTGCTAGAGTCTAACATTGAGCCCATGGTGACTTTGTTCCACTGGGACCTCCCACAAGCTCTTCAGGTTCTTGGTGGCTGGCAGAATGACAGTATCATAGCTGCTTTTGTAAACTATGCAGACTTCTGCTTTGCTACTTTTGGGGATCGGGTCAAGATCTGGATTACTTTCCATGAGCCTTGGGTTATCAGCTATGCTGGCTATGGCACCGGGGAGCATCCTCCAGGAATCACTGACCCAGGAGTAGCATCTTACAAG GTGGCTCACACAATTCTCAAGGCTCATGCCAAGGTCTGGCACCTGTATAATGACAAATACCGCTCTCAGCAACTGGGAAAAGTGGGGCTGGTGCTGAACTCGGACTGGGCTGAACCCAAGACTCCAACCAACTCTGAGGATGTGAGGGCATCTGAGAGGTACCTGCAGTTCATGCTTGGCTGGTTTGCTCACCCTATATTTGTTAATGGTGATTACCCAGATATCCTGAAGGCTCAGATCCAGGAAGTAAACCAGCAGTGCTCCACAACGGTTGCACAGCTGCCTCTGtttacagaagaggagaagtCCTGGGTGAAAGGGACTGCAGACTTTTTTGGTCTTTCCCATTACACTTCCCGCCTGGTCAGTGCTGTGACTAATGGGACCTGCACACCAAGCTACGAGAGCATCGGGAACTTCTCCTTGCATGTAGATCCTTCTTGGCCACAGACTGCCTCTTCTTGGATCCACGTGGTCCCTTGGGGATTAAGAAGGCTGCTGAAGTTTGTGTCCCAGGAATATACAGGTACAAAGATCCCAATTTACATAGCAGGAAATGGTATGCCGACAGGAGATGCGGGGGATCTTATTAATGACACTCTGCGAGTGGATTATTTCCGACGGTACATCAATGAGGCTCTAAAAG CGGTAAAACTAGACAGAGTTGATGTTCAGTCCTATATTGCTCAGTCCCTGGTTGATGGCTTTGAAGGCCCAGTGGGGTACAGCCTAAAATTTGGGCTACATCATGTGAATTTCGAAGACAGCAACAGACCAAGGACTCCCAAGGCATCTGCTTATTTCTATTCCAGTgttattgaaaaaaatggtttccCATCCAAAGTCTTGGACAGATCTTCTACACCAGTGGTGTTTGACCTACCTGTGCCATCCAAGTTGCCAAATTTACCAGCATCAGAAGTTCCCTCCAAGGCAAAGGTTGTCTGGCAGAAGTTTTCATCTCAAACAGACTTTGAAAGGGACATGTACTTTTATGGGACATTCCCAGAGGACTTTACATGGGGTGTGTCGTCTTCTGCCTACCAGGTAGAGGGAGGTTGGAATGCAGATGGCAAAGGACCCAGCATTTGGGATAATTTCACCCATGTCCCAGGGAATATAAAGAATAATGATACTGGAGATATAGCTTGTGATAGCTACAACAAGGTGGAGGAAGATATTTACCTGCTGAGAGCCTTAGGGGTAAAGAACTATGCTTTTTCCCTGTCCTGGTCTCGAATTTTCCCCAGCGGAAGGAACAACTCCATAAACAGCCATGGAGTCGACTACTATAACCGTCTCATTGATGGACTGGTAGCAAACAACATCACTCCAATCGTCACTCTCTACCACTGGGACCTGCCACAAGCTCTCCAGGACATTGGTGGCTGGGAGAGCAGTGCGCTGATTGACCTGTTTGATAGTTTTGCAGACTTCTGCTTCCAGACCTTTGGGGACAGGGTGAAGTTCTGGATTACGTTCAATGAACCCCAAGTCATTGCCTGGTTTGGCTATGGTGCTGGGACATTTCCACCCAATGTCAATGACCCTGGCAGTGCTCCCTACAGGGTTGCCCACATCTTACTGAAAGCTCACGCCAGGGTCTACCACACATATGATGACAAATACAGAGCGAGTCAGGGAGGGGTCATTGCTCTGTGTCCCAACATTGACTGGGTTGAGCCAAAGACACCAAGCGACCCCAGGGACATAGAAGCTGCAGACAGGTACCTGCAGTTTTTGGTGGGGTGGTTTACACACCCGATTTTCAAAAATGGGGACTACCCTGATGTCATGAAGTGGAAAGTTGGGAACAGGAGTGAGCTCCAGAACCTGCCATCGTCTCGCCTACCAGTTTTCACAGCAGAGGAGCGTGAATACATCAGGGGCACAGCAGATGTTTTCTGCTTCAACACCTACACCTCCAAAATTGTAACCCATGCAACAACCCGGTTGAGGCCCTTCTCCTACGTGTACGACCAGGAAGTTTTAACAAAGGTTGACAGCTCCTGGCCTTCCTCAGCTATTACTGACCATCGGGCTGTGGCCTGGGGGCTGAGGAGGCTACTGAACTGGATCAAAGAAGAATATGGAAATCCCCCAATATACATAATTGAGAATGGGGTGGGAATAAAGACCAAATCGGATATTGATGACAATACCAGGATATTTTACTACAAAACATACGTTGACGAAGCTTTAAAAG CTTACAAGTTGGATGGTGTTAACCTGAGAGGATACAACGCTTGGTCTTTTATGGATACCTTTGAATGGTTGAATGGTTACGATCCAAGATTTGGATTGCACCAGGTTGATTTTGACAATCCCAACAGGCCAAGAACCCCAAAGCGCTCTGCTGTGTACTATGCAGAAATCATCCGTAATAATGGTATTCCAttgccaaaagaaaatgaatttttacaCGGAGAGTTTCCAAAGAACTTTTACTGGAGTGTAGCAACTGCAGCATATCAG ATTGAGGGAGGATGGAGAGCAGATGGGAAAGGACTTAGCATTTGGGACCAATTTTCTCACACTCCCTTGAAAATCAGCAATGATGACACTGGAGACGTAGCTTGTGACAGCTACCACAAGATTGAGGAGGATGTGGAAATGCTGAAAAGCCTCAAGGTTTCTCACTACCGCTTTTCAATCTCCTGGTCCCGCATTCTTCCAGATGGGACCACCAGCTACATCAATGAAATGGGACTGAACTACTATGAAAGGCTTATTGATGCTCTTCTGGCCGCTAACATTATGCCTCAG GTAACTCTCTATCATTGGGACCTCCCACAGGCACTGCAGAACGTCGGTGGGTGGGAGAATGATACTATCATTCAGAGGTTTAAGGAATATGCTGAGGTCCTTTTCCAGAGACTGGGAGATAAAGTGAAATTTTGGATAACCCTCAATGAACCTTACAACACTGCATATTGTGGCTATGGCGTTGGCACAGCTGCTCCAG GCATCTCTGTTCGGCCAGGGCGAGCCCCCTACATTGTGGGGCACAACTTAATAAGGGCCCACGCAGAAGTCTGGCACCTCTACAATGAGACCTACCGGGCAAAACAAGGAGGATTAATCTCTATCGCCATCAACTCTGACTGGGCAGAACCAAGGAACCCACACAACCAGGAGGACATCGATGCTGCCAGACAATACTTGCAG TTTCTTCTAGGTTGGTTTGCTCATCCCATTTTCAAAAATGGTGATTATAATGAAGTGATGAAGACGAGGATTCGGGAACGCAGTCTGGCTCAAGGTCTGAACCAGTCCCG ACTTCCAGAATTTActgaaagtgaaaagcaaagaattaaagGCACCTATGACTACTTTGGTCTAAATCATTATACTACAGTTTTAACGTACAACATAAATTATCCTGCTGGTGTTCAGTCGTATGACTCTGATAG GGGTGTAGCTTCAGTAACCGACCGCAGCTGGCTGAACTCCGGTTCCTTATGGCTAAAGGTGACACCCTTTGGTTTCCGAAAGCTCCTGAGATGGATAAAGGAAGAGTACAACAACCCTCCGATTTACGTGACTGAAAATGGGATCTCAGAAAGGGGAGCCTTAGACTTGAACGACACTTGGCGAATGCATTACTATCGAAGCTACGTTAATGAAGCACTGAAAG CTGTTGTGCTCGATGGCGTCGACTTACGAGGCTACACCGCGTGGACACTGATGGACAACTTCGAGTGGGCAGTGGGCTTTGATGAAAGGTTTGGGCTCTATCAAGTGAATTTCACAGACCCCAACTTGCCGCGGCGCCCCAAAGCCTCTGCCAGGTATTACTCGCAGATCATAAACTGCAACGGGTTTCCAGACCCAGCAATGGGCCCACATCCCTGTCTGGAACTGGAGCCTGAAG TGACACCAACAGACACCACACCAGGACTGGCTGACAGCGTGCGCTTTTTGGGATTAGATTTAACagcacaaaatgcagaaatagcACTGTATGTGCTTTTTGCTCTTTCAGGAGTTGGAGCGTTGGGCTTGGCTCTTTTTGCATACAAGTATGGAAAATTATCCAAAAGATCCCATAAACAGTCACACATGGAACTTAGTAAATTCTGA